From Paenibacillus sp. PvR098:
GCGCATGAGCGGACTTAAAGGCGAAGAAGGTCGGGCTATGGGCGTTCAAATCGCTAAAGAGCTGCTGGATGTGGCTCTCAACCATTTTAACGGCATATACTTAATGACACCGTTCCTTGCCTATGAAATGACCGTCCAATTGACCGAATACGTATGGAAGAAAGCGGGACGGCGCGATTTCCACTTGTCCCCACTGGAAAAATGAATTAAAATAAGGTAATGGATGTGAATACCATGATTACCAGTATGACCGGCTTCGGCCAAGCCGCCCGTACCTTGGCCGGCTTCCGCGTGCAGATCGATTTGAAATCGGTCAACCATCGATACTGTGAGGTTGTCGTAAGGATGCCCCGGGAGTGGGTTCGTTACGAAGACGTGGTGAAACGTGCCGTAGTCACCAGGATCAAGCGCGGGCGTGTTGATGCTTTCGTAACGGTCGATCGCGATCGTGAGGCACCTCAAACGGTCGAAGTGGACTGGGCTTTGGCGATGGGTTACCGGCAAGCGGCTCAGCAGCTGCGGGAGAAACTTTCGCTTGCTGAAGAACTCTCCCTTCGCGATTTGCTGACCATTCCCGGTATGGTTTCGATGCGAGACGAGCTTGAGCTAGAGGAAGGGATACTGGAATCCGAAATTTTCTCTTGCACGGATGAGGCGGCCAAGGAGCTCGTTACGATGCGGGAGCGTGAGGGCACATTTCTCCTTACGGATTTGGAGCAGCGTATCGCTGCCATGGAAAGCTATAGGCAGGCTGCCATTCAGTTGGCTCCTGTAGTCGTTAAGGAATACGCGGAGAAGCTGAAAGGCCGTATTCAGGAGCTGCTGCAGCACATGCCTGTAGATGAGAGCCGGATTGCGATGGAAGTGGCATTGTTCGCGGATCGCGCCGCAATCGATGAAGAATTGACCCGGCTGCACAGCCATTTTGGACAGTTCAAGGAGCTGCTGCGCACTGCCGAACCGGTAGGCCGCAAGCTGGATTTCCTCGTCCAAGAAATGAACCGTGAAGTGAATACCATCGGCTCCAAAGGCAATCATGCGCCGCTCGCCTCCATTGTGGTTGAGATGAAAGCGGAGCTTGAGAAGATACGGGAGCAGATTCAAAATATCGAATAACCTACCTTACCAGTAATATCATTCTTTCTTCTGAAATTGGACATCGGGTGCAAAAGGCTAGTGAAAACAGAGCATCTGC
This genomic window contains:
- a CDS encoding YicC/YloC family endoribonuclease, with the translated sequence MITSMTGFGQAARTLAGFRVQIDLKSVNHRYCEVVVRMPREWVRYEDVVKRAVVTRIKRGRVDAFVTVDRDREAPQTVEVDWALAMGYRQAAQQLREKLSLAEELSLRDLLTIPGMVSMRDELELEEGILESEIFSCTDEAAKELVTMREREGTFLLTDLEQRIAAMESYRQAAIQLAPVVVKEYAEKLKGRIQELLQHMPVDESRIAMEVALFADRAAIDEELTRLHSHFGQFKELLRTAEPVGRKLDFLVQEMNREVNTIGSKGNHAPLASIVVEMKAELEKIREQIQNIE